The following proteins come from a genomic window of Ailuropoda melanoleuca isolate Jingjing chromosome 2, ASM200744v2, whole genome shotgun sequence:
- the SH3GLB1 gene encoding endophilin-B1 isoform X3, with translation MNIMDFNVKKLAADAGTFLSRAVQFTEEKLGQAEKTELDAHLENLLSKAECTKVWTEKIMKQTEVLLQPNPNARIEEFVYEKLDRKAPSRINNPELLGQYMIDAGTEFGPGTAYGNALIKCGETQKRIGTADRELIQTSALNFLTPLRNFIEGDYKTIAKERKLLQNKRLDLDAAKTRLKKAKAAETRASSEQELRITQSEFDRQAEITRLLLEGISSTHAHHLRCLNDFVEAQMTYYAQCYQYMLDLQKQLGSFPSNYCNNNQTSVAPVPSASSNVIGSSALTSTSGLVITSPTNLIDLKECSGSRKARVLYDYDAANSSELSLLADEVITVFSVVGMDSDWLMGERGNQKGRVPITYLELLN, from the exons ttCACGGAAGAAAAGCTTGGccaagcagagaagacagaattGGATGCTCACTTAGAGAACCTTCTTAGCAAAGCTGAATGTACCAAAGTATggacagaaaaaataatgaaacaaactGAAGTGTTATTGCAGCCAAATCCAA ATGCCAGGATAGAAGAATTTGTTTATGAGAAACTGGATAGAAAAGCTCCAAGTCGTATAAACAACCCAGAACTTTTGGGACAATATATGATTGATGCAGGGACTGAGTTTGGCCCAGGAACAGCTTATG GTAATGCCCTTATTAAATGTGGAGAAACACAGAAACGAATTGGAACAGCAGACAGAGAGCTGATTCAAACATCAGCTTTAAATTTTCTCACTCCTTTAAGAAACTTTATAGAAGGAGATTACAAAACAATTGCT aaagaaaggaaattattacaaaataagcGACTGGATTTGGATGCTGCAAAAACCAGACTAAAAAAGGCAAAAGCTGCAGAAACTAGAGCTTCA TCTGAACAGGAATTGAGAATAACTCAAAGTGAATTTGATCGTCAAGCAGAGATTACAAGACTTCTGCTAGAGGGAATCAGCAGTACGCAT GCCCATCATCTCCGCTGTCTGAATGACTTTGTGGAAGCCCAGATGACTTACTATGCACAATGTTACCAGTACATGTTAGACCTCCAGAAACAACTGGGAAG TTTTCCATCCAATTATTGTAACAACAATCAAACTTCTGTGGCACCCGTGCCATCTGCTTCATCAAATGTGATTGGTTCTTCTGCCTTGACTTCAACAAGTGGCCTAGTAATCACCTCTCCTACCAACCTCATAGACCTTAAGGAGTGCAGTGGCAGCAGGAAGGCCAGGGTTCTGTATGATTATGATGCTGCAAACAGTAGTGAATTATCACTTTTGGCAGATGAG gtgATCACTGTGTTCAGTGTCGTTGGAATGGATTCAGACTGGCTAATGGGGGAAAGGGGAAATCAGAAGGGCAGGGTGCCGATTACCTACTTAGAACTGCTCAATTAA
- the SH3GLB1 gene encoding endophilin-B1 isoform X1, whose translation MNIMDFNVKKLAADAGTFLSRAVQFTEEKLGQAEKTELDAHLENLLSKAECTKVWTEKIMKQTEVLLQPNPNARIEEFVYEKLDRKAPSRINNPELLGQYMIDAGTEFGPGTAYGNALIKCGETQKRIGTADRELIQTSALNFLTPLRNFIEGDYKTIAKERKLLQNKRLDLDAAKTRLKKAKAAETRASQLNSARLEGDNNMVNFSYMLNFLHVKWLKIWAEEVTKSEQELRITQSEFDRQAEITRLLLEGISSTHAHHLRCLNDFVEAQMTYYAQCYQYMLDLQKQLGSFPSNYCNNNQTSVAPVPSASSNVIGSSALTSTSGLVITSPTNLIDLKECSGSRKARVLYDYDAANSSELSLLADEVITVFSVVGMDSDWLMGERGNQKGRVPITYLELLN comes from the exons ttCACGGAAGAAAAGCTTGGccaagcagagaagacagaattGGATGCTCACTTAGAGAACCTTCTTAGCAAAGCTGAATGTACCAAAGTATggacagaaaaaataatgaaacaaactGAAGTGTTATTGCAGCCAAATCCAA ATGCCAGGATAGAAGAATTTGTTTATGAGAAACTGGATAGAAAAGCTCCAAGTCGTATAAACAACCCAGAACTTTTGGGACAATATATGATTGATGCAGGGACTGAGTTTGGCCCAGGAACAGCTTATG GTAATGCCCTTATTAAATGTGGAGAAACACAGAAACGAATTGGAACAGCAGACAGAGAGCTGATTCAAACATCAGCTTTAAATTTTCTCACTCCTTTAAGAAACTTTATAGAAGGAGATTACAAAACAATTGCT aaagaaaggaaattattacaaaataagcGACTGGATTTGGATGCTGCAAAAACCAGACTAAAAAAGGCAAAAGCTGCAGAAACTAGAGCTTCA CAACTAAACTCAGCTCGCCTTGAAGGAGATAACAATATGGTAAATTTCTCTTACATGCTCAACTTCCTGCATGTAAAATGGCTGAAG ATTTGGGCAGAGGAAGTGACAAAA TCTGAACAGGAATTGAGAATAACTCAAAGTGAATTTGATCGTCAAGCAGAGATTACAAGACTTCTGCTAGAGGGAATCAGCAGTACGCAT GCCCATCATCTCCGCTGTCTGAATGACTTTGTGGAAGCCCAGATGACTTACTATGCACAATGTTACCAGTACATGTTAGACCTCCAGAAACAACTGGGAAG TTTTCCATCCAATTATTGTAACAACAATCAAACTTCTGTGGCACCCGTGCCATCTGCTTCATCAAATGTGATTGGTTCTTCTGCCTTGACTTCAACAAGTGGCCTAGTAATCACCTCTCCTACCAACCTCATAGACCTTAAGGAGTGCAGTGGCAGCAGGAAGGCCAGGGTTCTGTATGATTATGATGCTGCAAACAGTAGTGAATTATCACTTTTGGCAGATGAG gtgATCACTGTGTTCAGTGTCGTTGGAATGGATTCAGACTGGCTAATGGGGGAAAGGGGAAATCAGAAGGGCAGGGTGCCGATTACCTACTTAGAACTGCTCAATTAA
- the SH3GLB1 gene encoding endophilin-B1 isoform X2 produces the protein MNIMDFNVKKLAADAGTFLSRAVQFTEEKLGQAEKTELDAHLENLLSKAECTKVWTEKIMKQTEVLLQPNPNARIEEFVYEKLDRKAPSRINNPELLGQYMIDAGTEFGPGTAYGNALIKCGETQKRIGTADRELIQTSALNFLTPLRNFIEGDYKTIAKERKLLQNKRLDLDAAKTRLKKAKAAETRASQLNSARLEGDNNMIWAEEVTKSEQELRITQSEFDRQAEITRLLLEGISSTHAHHLRCLNDFVEAQMTYYAQCYQYMLDLQKQLGSFPSNYCNNNQTSVAPVPSASSNVIGSSALTSTSGLVITSPTNLIDLKECSGSRKARVLYDYDAANSSELSLLADEVITVFSVVGMDSDWLMGERGNQKGRVPITYLELLN, from the exons ttCACGGAAGAAAAGCTTGGccaagcagagaagacagaattGGATGCTCACTTAGAGAACCTTCTTAGCAAAGCTGAATGTACCAAAGTATggacagaaaaaataatgaaacaaactGAAGTGTTATTGCAGCCAAATCCAA ATGCCAGGATAGAAGAATTTGTTTATGAGAAACTGGATAGAAAAGCTCCAAGTCGTATAAACAACCCAGAACTTTTGGGACAATATATGATTGATGCAGGGACTGAGTTTGGCCCAGGAACAGCTTATG GTAATGCCCTTATTAAATGTGGAGAAACACAGAAACGAATTGGAACAGCAGACAGAGAGCTGATTCAAACATCAGCTTTAAATTTTCTCACTCCTTTAAGAAACTTTATAGAAGGAGATTACAAAACAATTGCT aaagaaaggaaattattacaaaataagcGACTGGATTTGGATGCTGCAAAAACCAGACTAAAAAAGGCAAAAGCTGCAGAAACTAGAGCTTCA CAACTAAACTCAGCTCGCCTTGAAGGAGATAACAATATG ATTTGGGCAGAGGAAGTGACAAAA TCTGAACAGGAATTGAGAATAACTCAAAGTGAATTTGATCGTCAAGCAGAGATTACAAGACTTCTGCTAGAGGGAATCAGCAGTACGCAT GCCCATCATCTCCGCTGTCTGAATGACTTTGTGGAAGCCCAGATGACTTACTATGCACAATGTTACCAGTACATGTTAGACCTCCAGAAACAACTGGGAAG TTTTCCATCCAATTATTGTAACAACAATCAAACTTCTGTGGCACCCGTGCCATCTGCTTCATCAAATGTGATTGGTTCTTCTGCCTTGACTTCAACAAGTGGCCTAGTAATCACCTCTCCTACCAACCTCATAGACCTTAAGGAGTGCAGTGGCAGCAGGAAGGCCAGGGTTCTGTATGATTATGATGCTGCAAACAGTAGTGAATTATCACTTTTGGCAGATGAG gtgATCACTGTGTTCAGTGTCGTTGGAATGGATTCAGACTGGCTAATGGGGGAAAGGGGAAATCAGAAGGGCAGGGTGCCGATTACCTACTTAGAACTGCTCAATTAA